Proteins found in one Zea mays cultivar B73 chromosome 1, Zm-B73-REFERENCE-NAM-5.0, whole genome shotgun sequence genomic segment:
- the LOC100383711 gene encoding protein DJ-1 homolog C isoform X1 has translation MDGIIRCYGLSAGSRGAALRWRETGSARRRCDGLTRSRGCDDGVHGLGSARVRWRAVRPCLGRAARFPCIPSPYPYLCSICHIQTPTRFSRRLPRSYDLRLSMLSPWHPLLSPVAPPAMELRSPLNSHNCSLTSSIRPPPPRSLARAPPTLSATAAAVSSLSATSAAISSPSCPKKKVLVPIAMGTEEMEAVIIAGVLRRASADVTLASVEDGLEVEASCGSRIIADTHIASCADQVFDLVALPGGMPGSVRLRDSDILQRITVRQAEEKRLYGAICAAPAVVLVPWGLHRRKKITCHPSFIGDLPAFRAVESNVQVSGELTTSRGPGTTFQFALSFVEQLFGLRAAEDMDKILMAQTHDGLERSAEVNELEWSCGRNPDVLIPIANGCEELEIIILVDILRRAKINVVLASVEKYPAVLGSQRMKIVADKSIMSASDSIYDLIILPGGPAGAEQLHRSRILKKLLKQQMQAGRMYGGVCSALKVLQQEGLLEDKTVTAHHAVASELTCQVIDQPNVVIDGNLITGKGLGTVVDFALAIIRKFFGHGRAKAVANGIVFEYPKS, from the exons ATGGATGGAATAATACGGTGCTACGGCCTCAGCGCGGGGAGCAGGGGTGCGGCGCTGCGGTGGCGCGAGACGGGCTCGGCACGGCGGCGGTGTGACGGCCTCACGCGGAGTCGCGGCTGCGACGACGGCGTGCATGGACTCGGGTCAGCACGGGTCCGGTGGAGGGCCGTGCGCCCGTGCCTAGGCCGTGCTGCCCGTTTCCCATGTATCCCTTCCCCATATCCATACCTGTGTTCCATATGCCATATCCAAACGCCTACTCGCTTCTCCCGTCGTCTTCCCCGCTCCTACGACCTGCGTTTGTCGATGCTCTCTCCATGGCACCCTCTCCTCTCCCCCGTTGCACCTCCTGCCATGGAGCTACGGTCACCGCTGAACTCACATAACTGCTCCCTTACCTCCTCCATTAGACCACCGCCACCGCGCTCCTTGGCGCGGGCGCCCCCCACGCTTTCCGCCACCGCAGCAGCCGTCTCGTCGCTGTCCGCCACCTCAGCGGCCATCTCGTCGCCTTCCTGTCCAAAGAAGAAG GTTCTCGTGCCCATCGCCATGGGTACGGAGGAGATGGAGGCGGTCATCATCGCCGGTGTCCTTCGGCGGGCTTCCGCTGATGTGACGCTTGCCTCTGTGGAGGACGGCCTCGAGGTGGAGGCGTCCTGCGGCTCCCGCATCATCGCGGACACGCACATTGCCTCCTGCGCTGACCAAGTGTTCGATCTTGTGGCTCTCCCA GGAGGAATGCCTGGTTCAGTGCGATTGAGAGACAGTGACATCCTTCAGAGGATCACAGTTAGACAGGCTGAGGAGAAAAGATTGTATGGTGCTATATGTGCTGCACCGGCGGTTGTTCTAGTGCCGTGGGGTCTCCACAGGAGAAAAAAG ATCACCTGTCACCCATCTTTTATAGGAGATCTCCCTGCATTCCGGGCAGTTGAATCAAATGTTCAGGTTTCAGGAGAGCTTACTACAAGTCGTGGGCCAGGGACAACATTTCAGTTCGCTTTATCATTTGTTGAGCAATTGTTTGGGCTTCGTGCAGCTGAAGATATGGACAagattttg ATGGCACAGACTCATGACGGTCTTGAAAGGAGTGCAGAAGTCAATGAGCTTGAGTGGTCTTGTGGTCGCAATCCTGAT GTCCTTATTCCAATTGCAAATGGGTGTGAAGAGTTGGAAATCATAATTCTGGTTGATATTTTAAGACGGGCAAAGATAAATGTTGTATTAGCTTCAGTTGAAAAATATCCAGCTGTTCTTGGATCTCAAAGGATGAAGATTGTTGCTGATAAAAGCATTATGAGTGCCTCTGATTCGATATATGATCTAATTATTCTTCCT GGAGGACCTGCTGGGGCTGAGCAGCTGCACAGGTCCAGAATTCTGAAGAAGTTACTCAAACAACAAATGCAAGCTGGCAGGATGTATGGAGGGGTTTGTTCTGCTCTGAAGGTTCTGCAGCAAGAAGGTTTACTCGAG GATAAAACAGTGACAGCTCATCATGCTGTAGCCAGTGAGCTCACGTGCCAAGTTATAGACCAACCCAATGTTGTGATCGACGGAAATTTGATCACTGGTAAGGGGCTTGGGACAGTTGTTGATTTTGCCCTAGCTATCATCAGGAAATTTTTTGGCCATGGACGAGCCAAAGCTGTGGCGAATGGAATAGTTTTTGAGTACCCTAAGAGCTAA
- the LOC100383711 gene encoding Protein DJ-1 homolog C, translated as MLSPWHPLLSPVAPPAMELRSPLNSHNCSLTSSIRPPPPRSLARAPPTLSATAAAVSSLSATSAAISSPSCPKKKVLVPIAMGTEEMEAVIIAGVLRRASADVTLASVEDGLEVEASCGSRIIADTHIASCADQVFDLVALPGGMPGSVRLRDSDILQRITVRQAEEKRLYGAICAAPAVVLVPWGLHRRKKITCHPSFIGDLPAFRAVESNVQVSGELTTSRGPGTTFQFALSFVEQLFGLRAAEDMDKILMAQTHDGLERSAEVNELEWSCGRNPDVLIPIANGCEELEIIILVDILRRAKINVVLASVEKYPAVLGSQRMKIVADKSIMSASDSIYDLIILPGGPAGAEQLHRSRILKKLLKQQMQAGRMYGGVCSALKVLQQEGLLEDKTVTAHHAVASELTCQVIDQPNVVIDGNLITGKGLGTVVDFALAIIRKFFGHGRAKAVANGIVFEYPKS; from the exons ATGCTCTCTCCATGGCACCCTCTCCTCTCCCCCGTTGCACCTCCTGCCATGGAGCTACGGTCACCGCTGAACTCACATAACTGCTCCCTTACCTCCTCCATTAGACCACCGCCACCGCGCTCCTTGGCGCGGGCGCCCCCCACGCTTTCCGCCACCGCAGCAGCCGTCTCGTCGCTGTCCGCCACCTCAGCGGCCATCTCGTCGCCTTCCTGTCCAAAGAAGAAG GTTCTCGTGCCCATCGCCATGGGTACGGAGGAGATGGAGGCGGTCATCATCGCCGGTGTCCTTCGGCGGGCTTCCGCTGATGTGACGCTTGCCTCTGTGGAGGACGGCCTCGAGGTGGAGGCGTCCTGCGGCTCCCGCATCATCGCGGACACGCACATTGCCTCCTGCGCTGACCAAGTGTTCGATCTTGTGGCTCTCCCA GGAGGAATGCCTGGTTCAGTGCGATTGAGAGACAGTGACATCCTTCAGAGGATCACAGTTAGACAGGCTGAGGAGAAAAGATTGTATGGTGCTATATGTGCTGCACCGGCGGTTGTTCTAGTGCCGTGGGGTCTCCACAGGAGAAAAAAG ATCACCTGTCACCCATCTTTTATAGGAGATCTCCCTGCATTCCGGGCAGTTGAATCAAATGTTCAGGTTTCAGGAGAGCTTACTACAAGTCGTGGGCCAGGGACAACATTTCAGTTCGCTTTATCATTTGTTGAGCAATTGTTTGGGCTTCGTGCAGCTGAAGATATGGACAagattttg ATGGCACAGACTCATGACGGTCTTGAAAGGAGTGCAGAAGTCAATGAGCTTGAGTGGTCTTGTGGTCGCAATCCTGAT GTCCTTATTCCAATTGCAAATGGGTGTGAAGAGTTGGAAATCATAATTCTGGTTGATATTTTAAGACGGGCAAAGATAAATGTTGTATTAGCTTCAGTTGAAAAATATCCAGCTGTTCTTGGATCTCAAAGGATGAAGATTGTTGCTGATAAAAGCATTATGAGTGCCTCTGATTCGATATATGATCTAATTATTCTTCCT GGAGGACCTGCTGGGGCTGAGCAGCTGCACAGGTCCAGAATTCTGAAGAAGTTACTCAAACAACAAATGCAAGCTGGCAGGATGTATGGAGGGGTTTGTTCTGCTCTGAAGGTTCTGCAGCAAGAAGGTTTACTCGAG GATAAAACAGTGACAGCTCATCATGCTGTAGCCAGTGAGCTCACGTGCCAAGTTATAGACCAACCCAATGTTGTGATCGACGGAAATTTGATCACTGGTAAGGGGCTTGGGACAGTTGTTGATTTTGCCCTAGCTATCATCAGGAAATTTTTTGGCCATGGACGAGCCAAAGCTGTGGCGAATGGAATAGTTTTTGAGTACCCTAAGAGCTAA